Proteins from a single region of Apis mellifera strain DH4 linkage group LG7, Amel_HAv3.1, whole genome shotgun sequence:
- the LOC413192 gene encoding protein HGH1 homolog — protein MESLQEISQYLNPNTRLDLKATALEHILSITGTIEGRELLLKLPDLLVQLIALTQDFSTAISKDAILALINITADELGTNAFLLISETQPKNEKYNYNLIHVCIRFIMNKESILADPCCMILSNMTRPLHLVDRIITLFENSDYTWDSIVAAFTAKQYNNVGAKLHYLGPVFSNLSQSPRVRRYLMDRDRNVIQRLLPFTEYADSIIRRGGIIGTLKNCCFDVENHEWLLSPEVDILSYLLLPLAGPEEFDDDDNDKLPVSLQYLPETKQREPDLDIRIMLLEALAQLCATKRGREILRAQNTYIILREYHKWEQNKNALLSCENVVDILIRTEEEIGLDNLKNIEVPIEYSEKFYKMDQDFINST, from the exons atgGAATCTCTTCAAGAAATATCGCAATATTTAAATCCAAATACGCGATTAGATTTAAAAGCTACTGCTTTAGAACATATTCTCA GTATAACAGGCACCATTGAAGGACgagaattgttattaaaacttCCAGATTTATTAGTACAATTAATTGCCTTGACTCAAGACTTTTCCACTGCAATCTCAAAAGATGCAATTCTAGCTTTGATAAACATAACTGCAGATGAACTAGGAAcaaatgcatttttattaatttcagaaacTCAAccaaagaatgaaaaatataattacaatttaattcatGTTTGTATTAG atttataatgaACAAAGAAAGTATTTTAGCAGATCCTTGTTGTATGATTCTTTCCAATATGACCAGACCATTGCATTTAGTGGATAGAATTATAACACTTTTTGAAAATAGTGATTATACTTGGGACAGTATTGTAGCAGCATTTACTgctaaacaatataataatgttggTGCCAAACTTCATTATTTAGGACCTGTTTTCAGCAATCTTAGTCAATCTCCACGTGTAAGGAG gtaCTTAATGGACAGAGATCGTAATGTCATTCAGAGACTACTTCCTTTCACAGAATATGCAGATAGTATAATAAGGCGGGGTGGAATTATTGGCACCTTGAAAAACTGTTGTTTTGATGTAGAAAATCATGAATGGTTGTTAAGTCCTGAAgtagatattttatcatatcttttattaCCTTTGGCTGGACCAGAAGAATTTgacgatgatgataatgataaattgcCAGTTAGTTTGCAATACTTACCAGAAACAAAGCAAAGAGAGCCAGATTTGGATATtag gATTATGTTACTGGAAGCTTTAGCTCAACTATGTGCAACAAAAAGAGGCCGAGAAATATTGAGAGCACAAAATACATACATCATACTCAGAGAATATCATAAATGggagcaaaataaaaatgcattgtTAAGTTGTGAAAATGTTGTAGATATTTTGATTAG aaccGAAGAAGAAATAGGTTTggataatctaaaaaatatagaggTTCCAATAGAATACtcggagaaattttataaaatggatCAAGACTTTATTAATAGTACATGA
- the LOC726656 gene encoding calcium-independent phospholipase A2-gamma isoform X2 produces MTRNTSIKYQRFIFLSRQLTDSAAGKGYSGSVNRNKLLNRIKNASLWKMKMSMQNHTKLLMQLKDFLHKSGYDKSLQIILSKNWLDFLQKVTYSQINTLKKLSPIEFSKNTNDTKISDVKKCNNSEKEKKNVILETLEEKTLITNTSECKKQTHEDITSENKFQAKIGSQSLSQFLNALIFNSAQNKTAGLVVSQKWKINLHKNIPKHSIASRTRHVLNAIATAESNASCLRRIEDLLLHIDQYSEARHYAIKEGAIKILLKTRQRIKDEQIRAPIREALTVLGYTDPLPGRGIRILSIDGGGMRGVLVIEMLKKLERLTGKKTYEMFDYICGVSTGAILAAVLGGHKRKSLYEISELYKELSAKVFTQSAIKGTSNLVWSHGYYDTALWEKLLKEHLGEKILIKTARDSTSPKFSAISAVVNHERVMAYVFRNYTLPHRVESLYIGSYKHKLWEAIRASAAAPSYFEEFKCGEYLHQDGGILVNNPCAVALHEAKQLWPNSPIQCVISFGTGRTPSQICGNNKKSAEIAISSWKEKFYKILDSATDTEAVHTMLNDLLPEYVYFRFNPYLTEMLSMVEIRPEKITQLEQDAKMYIRRNEEKFQKAAEVLLQKRRLQQKIMDWITLQRKMSNF; encoded by the exons atgacgCGAAATAcaagtattaaatatcaaagatttatttttttatcgag ACAATTGACAGATAGTGCTGCGGGTAAAGGTTATAGTGGAAgtgttaatagaaataaattgttaaatcgtataaaaaatGCTTCTttatggaaaatgaaaatgtctATGCAAAATCATACAAAACTTTTAATgcaattgaaagattttttacaCAAATCTGGTTATGACAAAAgtctacaaattattttatccaaaaattggttagattttttacaaaaagtaACATATTCGCaaataaatactttgaaaaaattgtcaccaattgaattttcaaaaaacacAAATGATACGAAAATATCAGATgtgaaaaaatgtaataatagcgaaaaagaaaaaaaaaatgtaatattagaaACTTTAGAAGAAAAGACATTAATTACCAATACTAGTGAATGTAAAAAA cAAACTCATGAAGATATCACAAgtgagaataaatttcaagctAAAATAGGATCCCAATCTCTTTCTCAATTTCTTAATGcactaatatttaattctgctCAAAATAAAACAGCTGGATTAGTCGTATcacaaaaatggaaaataaatcttcataaaaatataccaaAACACAGTATTGCATCTAGAACACGTCATGTTTTGAATGCTATTGCAACTGCTGAATCAAATGCTTCATGTTTGAGGAGGattgaagatttattattacatattgatCAATATTCAGAAGCTAGACATTATGCTATTAAGGAAGgagcaattaaaatattgcttaAAACTCGACAAAGAATTAAAGATGAACAAATAAgag CACCTATAAGAGAAGCATTAACAGTATTAGGTTATACTGATCCATTGCCTGGCAGAGGTATTAGAATTCTTTCTATTGATGGTGGAGGTATGCGTGGAGTATTAGTTatagaaatgttaaaaaaactgGAGAGACTAACGGGCAAAAAAACTTATGAAATGTTTGATTATATATGTGGTGTGAGTACAGGAGCTATTCTTGCTGCTGTTTTag gtGGACATAAACGAAAATCATTATATGAGATATCAGAATTATACAAAGAACTAAGTGCCAAAGTATTTACTCAAAGTGCTATAAAAGGTACAAGCAACTTGGTATGGAGCCATGGATATTATGATACAGCTCTttgggaaaaattattaaaagaacatttaggagaaaaaattcttataaaaactGCTCGCGATTCTACCTCtccaaaa ttttcagCTATATCTGCTGTAGTAAATCATGAGCGCGTAATGGCTTatgtatttcgaaattatacttTACCTCATAGAGtcgaaagtttatatataggatcttataaacataaattatggGAAGCTATTAGAGCATCTGCTGCAGCACCTagttattttgaagaatttaaatgtGGTGAATATCTTCATCAAGATGGAG gtATTTTGGTAAATAATCCTTGTGCAGTTGCATTACACGAAGCTAAACAATTATGGCCAAATAGTCCAATTCAATGCGTGATTTCATTTGGAACTGGAAGAACGCCGAGTCAAATTTGtggaaataacaaaaaatctgCGGAAATTGCGATTTCaagttggaaagaaaaattttataaaattttagatagtgCAACTGATACAGAAG CTGTACATACGATGTTGAATGACCTCTTACcagaatatgtttattttcgttttaatccATATTTGACGGAGATGTTATCAATGGTAGAAATACGTCCTGAAAAGATCACTCAATTAGAACAGGATGCAAAAATGTATATTCgcagaaatgaagaaaaatttcagaaagcTGCTGAAGTTTTACTACAAAAAAGAAGActtcaacaaaaaattatggatTGGATTAcattacaaagaaaaatgtcaaatttttaa
- the LOC726656 gene encoding calcium-independent phospholipase A2-gamma isoform X1 has translation MISYFNRSIWNNKCVLCIFRQLTDSAAGKGYSGSVNRNKLLNRIKNASLWKMKMSMQNHTKLLMQLKDFLHKSGYDKSLQIILSKNWLDFLQKVTYSQINTLKKLSPIEFSKNTNDTKISDVKKCNNSEKEKKNVILETLEEKTLITNTSECKKQTHEDITSENKFQAKIGSQSLSQFLNALIFNSAQNKTAGLVVSQKWKINLHKNIPKHSIASRTRHVLNAIATAESNASCLRRIEDLLLHIDQYSEARHYAIKEGAIKILLKTRQRIKDEQIRAPIREALTVLGYTDPLPGRGIRILSIDGGGMRGVLVIEMLKKLERLTGKKTYEMFDYICGVSTGAILAAVLGGHKRKSLYEISELYKELSAKVFTQSAIKGTSNLVWSHGYYDTALWEKLLKEHLGEKILIKTARDSTSPKFSAISAVVNHERVMAYVFRNYTLPHRVESLYIGSYKHKLWEAIRASAAAPSYFEEFKCGEYLHQDGGILVNNPCAVALHEAKQLWPNSPIQCVISFGTGRTPSQICGNNKKSAEIAISSWKEKFYKILDSATDTEAVHTMLNDLLPEYVYFRFNPYLTEMLSMVEIRPEKITQLEQDAKMYIRRNEEKFQKAAEVLLQKRRLQQKIMDWITLQRKMSNF, from the exons atgatttcttaCTTCAATAGAAGtatatggaataataaatgtgTACTTTGTATTTTTAGACAATTGACAGATAGTGCTGCGGGTAAAGGTTATAGTGGAAgtgttaatagaaataaattgttaaatcgtataaaaaatGCTTCTttatggaaaatgaaaatgtctATGCAAAATCATACAAAACTTTTAATgcaattgaaagattttttacaCAAATCTGGTTATGACAAAAgtctacaaattattttatccaaaaattggttagattttttacaaaaagtaACATATTCGCaaataaatactttgaaaaaattgtcaccaattgaattttcaaaaaacacAAATGATACGAAAATATCAGATgtgaaaaaatgtaataatagcgaaaaagaaaaaaaaaatgtaatattagaaACTTTAGAAGAAAAGACATTAATTACCAATACTAGTGAATGTAAAAAA cAAACTCATGAAGATATCACAAgtgagaataaatttcaagctAAAATAGGATCCCAATCTCTTTCTCAATTTCTTAATGcactaatatttaattctgctCAAAATAAAACAGCTGGATTAGTCGTATcacaaaaatggaaaataaatcttcataaaaatataccaaAACACAGTATTGCATCTAGAACACGTCATGTTTTGAATGCTATTGCAACTGCTGAATCAAATGCTTCATGTTTGAGGAGGattgaagatttattattacatattgatCAATATTCAGAAGCTAGACATTATGCTATTAAGGAAGgagcaattaaaatattgcttaAAACTCGACAAAGAATTAAAGATGAACAAATAAgag CACCTATAAGAGAAGCATTAACAGTATTAGGTTATACTGATCCATTGCCTGGCAGAGGTATTAGAATTCTTTCTATTGATGGTGGAGGTATGCGTGGAGTATTAGTTatagaaatgttaaaaaaactgGAGAGACTAACGGGCAAAAAAACTTATGAAATGTTTGATTATATATGTGGTGTGAGTACAGGAGCTATTCTTGCTGCTGTTTTag gtGGACATAAACGAAAATCATTATATGAGATATCAGAATTATACAAAGAACTAAGTGCCAAAGTATTTACTCAAAGTGCTATAAAAGGTACAAGCAACTTGGTATGGAGCCATGGATATTATGATACAGCTCTttgggaaaaattattaaaagaacatttaggagaaaaaattcttataaaaactGCTCGCGATTCTACCTCtccaaaa ttttcagCTATATCTGCTGTAGTAAATCATGAGCGCGTAATGGCTTatgtatttcgaaattatacttTACCTCATAGAGtcgaaagtttatatataggatcttataaacataaattatggGAAGCTATTAGAGCATCTGCTGCAGCACCTagttattttgaagaatttaaatgtGGTGAATATCTTCATCAAGATGGAG gtATTTTGGTAAATAATCCTTGTGCAGTTGCATTACACGAAGCTAAACAATTATGGCCAAATAGTCCAATTCAATGCGTGATTTCATTTGGAACTGGAAGAACGCCGAGTCAAATTTGtggaaataacaaaaaatctgCGGAAATTGCGATTTCaagttggaaagaaaaattttataaaattttagatagtgCAACTGATACAGAAG CTGTACATACGATGTTGAATGACCTCTTACcagaatatgtttattttcgttttaatccATATTTGACGGAGATGTTATCAATGGTAGAAATACGTCCTGAAAAGATCACTCAATTAGAACAGGATGCAAAAATGTATATTCgcagaaatgaagaaaaatttcagaaagcTGCTGAAGTTTTACTACAAAAAAGAAGActtcaacaaaaaattatggatTGGATTAcattacaaagaaaaatgtcaaatttttaa
- the LOC726656 gene encoding calcium-independent phospholipase A2-gamma isoform X3 — MKMSMQNHTKLLMQLKDFLHKSGYDKSLQIILSKNWLDFLQKVTYSQINTLKKLSPIEFSKNTNDTKISDVKKCNNSEKEKKNVILETLEEKTLITNTSECKKQTHEDITSENKFQAKIGSQSLSQFLNALIFNSAQNKTAGLVVSQKWKINLHKNIPKHSIASRTRHVLNAIATAESNASCLRRIEDLLLHIDQYSEARHYAIKEGAIKILLKTRQRIKDEQIRAPIREALTVLGYTDPLPGRGIRILSIDGGGMRGVLVIEMLKKLERLTGKKTYEMFDYICGVSTGAILAAVLGGHKRKSLYEISELYKELSAKVFTQSAIKGTSNLVWSHGYYDTALWEKLLKEHLGEKILIKTARDSTSPKFSAISAVVNHERVMAYVFRNYTLPHRVESLYIGSYKHKLWEAIRASAAAPSYFEEFKCGEYLHQDGGILVNNPCAVALHEAKQLWPNSPIQCVISFGTGRTPSQICGNNKKSAEIAISSWKEKFYKILDSATDTEAVHTMLNDLLPEYVYFRFNPYLTEMLSMVEIRPEKITQLEQDAKMYIRRNEEKFQKAAEVLLQKRRLQQKIMDWITLQRKMSNF, encoded by the exons atgaaaatgtctATGCAAAATCATACAAAACTTTTAATgcaattgaaagattttttacaCAAATCTGGTTATGACAAAAgtctacaaattattttatccaaaaattggttagattttttacaaaaagtaACATATTCGCaaataaatactttgaaaaaattgtcaccaattgaattttcaaaaaacacAAATGATACGAAAATATCAGATgtgaaaaaatgtaataatagcgaaaaagaaaaaaaaaatgtaatattagaaACTTTAGAAGAAAAGACATTAATTACCAATACTAGTGAATGTAAAAAA cAAACTCATGAAGATATCACAAgtgagaataaatttcaagctAAAATAGGATCCCAATCTCTTTCTCAATTTCTTAATGcactaatatttaattctgctCAAAATAAAACAGCTGGATTAGTCGTATcacaaaaatggaaaataaatcttcataaaaatataccaaAACACAGTATTGCATCTAGAACACGTCATGTTTTGAATGCTATTGCAACTGCTGAATCAAATGCTTCATGTTTGAGGAGGattgaagatttattattacatattgatCAATATTCAGAAGCTAGACATTATGCTATTAAGGAAGgagcaattaaaatattgcttaAAACTCGACAAAGAATTAAAGATGAACAAATAAgag CACCTATAAGAGAAGCATTAACAGTATTAGGTTATACTGATCCATTGCCTGGCAGAGGTATTAGAATTCTTTCTATTGATGGTGGAGGTATGCGTGGAGTATTAGTTatagaaatgttaaaaaaactgGAGAGACTAACGGGCAAAAAAACTTATGAAATGTTTGATTATATATGTGGTGTGAGTACAGGAGCTATTCTTGCTGCTGTTTTag gtGGACATAAACGAAAATCATTATATGAGATATCAGAATTATACAAAGAACTAAGTGCCAAAGTATTTACTCAAAGTGCTATAAAAGGTACAAGCAACTTGGTATGGAGCCATGGATATTATGATACAGCTCTttgggaaaaattattaaaagaacatttaggagaaaaaattcttataaaaactGCTCGCGATTCTACCTCtccaaaa ttttcagCTATATCTGCTGTAGTAAATCATGAGCGCGTAATGGCTTatgtatttcgaaattatacttTACCTCATAGAGtcgaaagtttatatataggatcttataaacataaattatggGAAGCTATTAGAGCATCTGCTGCAGCACCTagttattttgaagaatttaaatgtGGTGAATATCTTCATCAAGATGGAG gtATTTTGGTAAATAATCCTTGTGCAGTTGCATTACACGAAGCTAAACAATTATGGCCAAATAGTCCAATTCAATGCGTGATTTCATTTGGAACTGGAAGAACGCCGAGTCAAATTTGtggaaataacaaaaaatctgCGGAAATTGCGATTTCaagttggaaagaaaaattttataaaattttagatagtgCAACTGATACAGAAG CTGTACATACGATGTTGAATGACCTCTTACcagaatatgtttattttcgttttaatccATATTTGACGGAGATGTTATCAATGGTAGAAATACGTCCTGAAAAGATCACTCAATTAGAACAGGATGCAAAAATGTATATTCgcagaaatgaagaaaaatttcagaaagcTGCTGAAGTTTTACTACAAAAAAGAAGActtcaacaaaaaattatggatTGGATTAcattacaaagaaaaatgtcaaatttttaa